The Phocoena sinus isolate mPhoSin1 chromosome 12, mPhoSin1.pri, whole genome shotgun sequence genome includes a window with the following:
- the DPPA5 gene encoding LOW QUALITY PROTEIN: developmental pluripotency-associated 5 protein (The sequence of the model RefSeq protein was modified relative to this genomic sequence to represent the inferred CDS: substituted 1 base at 1 genomic stop codon) produces the protein MGKLPERNDIPPWVGTPEVLKEPGVFQVQTGLLEAVFGPDGSRIPFVEEVSKVMLQMKGLEASDLAEVMVYGSYLFNFQTKWMLQSVAXRHRQRHKQGMLQPEEAMNSLDLAPRMKGSQFAARPTWDGEVERRLQPGLPGVWFRLCSSLTRNTQLASGLCL, from the exons ATGGGGAAGCTGCCCGAGCGGAACGACATCCCACCTTGGGTGGGGACTCCCGAAGTCTTGAAGGAGCCCGGGGTGTTCCAGGTCCAGACGGGGCTGCTGGAAGCCGTGTTCG GTCCCGACGGATCTCGAATCCCATTCGTCGAGGAGGTGAGCAAAGTCATGCTCCAGATGAAGGGTCTGGAAGCTTCGGACCTCGCCGAAGTCATGGTTTACGGCTCTTACTTGTTCAACTTTCAGACCAAGTGGATGCTCCAGTCCGTGGCCTAGCGGCACCGCCAGCGGCACAAACA AGGGATGCTGCAACCTGAGGAAGCCATGAATTCGCTTGACCTAGCTCCTCGGATGAAGGGAAGCCAGTTTGCAGCCAGACCAACCTGGGATGGCGAGGTAGAGCGGAGGCTGCAGCCGGGGCTGCCCGGGGTCTGGTTTAGACTCTGCTCCAGCCTGACAAGGAACACCCAGCTGGCTTCTGGTCTCTGCCTTTAA